A section of the Humulus lupulus chromosome 2, drHumLupu1.1, whole genome shotgun sequence genome encodes:
- the LOC133814650 gene encoding diacylglycerol kinase 1-like: MEYGLLLFDGTFYTTKRLQVFYLGEEGPDKILRRIYVNLAKLQREGDKFATHIQENLRLIVAGGDGTTGWLLGVVSDLKLSHPPAIATVPLGTGNNLPFAFGWGKKNPGTDENAVKSFLRQVMDAKEMKIDSWHIMMRMRAPKEGPCDPIAPLKWIFFACCYMNVSLLIQACLFTR; this comes from the exons atggagtatggcctttTGCTATTtgatgggacgttctatacgaccaaaagACTTCag GTTTTTTATTTGGGGGAAGAAGGTCCGGATAAGATTTTGCGCCGAATTTATGTTAATCTTGCAAAGTTGCAGAGGGAAGGAGATAAGTTTGCCACTCATATCCAGGAGAACTTGAGATTAATT GTTGCAGGTGGTGATGGAACCACAGGGTGGCTTCTTGGAGTTGTTTCTGATCTCAAGTTATCTCATCCACCAGCAATTGCAACAGTGCCCTTAGGAACAGGAAACAATCTTCCATTTGCATTTGGTTGG GGGAAGAAAAATCCTGGGACAGATGAAAATGCGGTAAAGTCATTTTTGCGTCAAGTAATGGATGCTAAGGAAATGAAAATCGACAG TTGGCATATTATGATGAGGATGCGGGCTCCAAAAGAAGGTCCATGTGACCCTATTGCTCCTCTGAAATGGATATTTTTTGCTTGCTGTTATATGAATGTTTCTCTTCTTATTCAGGCTTGCTTATTCACGAGGTAG
- the LOC133814651 gene encoding uridine kinase-like protein 3 — protein sequence MLIENLGFGILKNGFAISFSSCNSEKPVSDLLWMLIQVVEHGLGHFPFTEKQVVTPTESVYTGVDFCKRLCGVSIIRSGESMENALRACCKGINIGKILIHRKGDNGQQIKNSQARSMKFLDELTADLEH from the exons atgctT attgAGAATTTAGGTTTTGGGATTTTGAAAAATGGTTTCGCTATCTCATTCTCTAGTTGTAATTCTGAAAAACCAGTTTCAGATCTTCTTTGGATGCTGATTCAA GTCGTTGAGCATGGTCTGGGACATTTTCCATTTACAGAAAAACAGGTGGTCACTCCAACTG AGTCCGTGTATACTGGTGTAGATTTCTGTAAGAGATTATGTGGTGTGTCTATAATCAGGAG CGGTGAGAGTATGGAGAATGCTCTGAGAGCATGTTGTAAGGGAATCAATATTGGGAAAATTCTAATCCACAGAAAAGGAGACAATGGCCAGCAG ATCAAAAACTCACAAGCCAGGTCCATGAAATTTTTGGACGAATTAACGGCAGATTTGGAACATTGA